A stretch of Acidimicrobiales bacterium DNA encodes these proteins:
- a CDS encoding Maf family protein, with protein MSTPTLVLASSSPRRRELLGRLTDAFEVRVPEDVDETPHEGEDPLDYVQRIASAKGLAAAAADTVTIAADTIVVLDDEILGKPRDRADAADMLRRLSGRTHQAITAVWVSADRGDDDVRRALAVERTEVRFADLTEDRIAAYLATGEADDKAGSYGLQGAAAVFADDVRGSVTNVIGLPLPLLDRLCREVGVDLLAWRT; from the coding sequence ATGTCCACCCCGACGCTCGTGCTCGCTTCCTCGTCTCCCCGGCGGCGCGAACTGCTCGGCCGGCTCACCGATGCCTTCGAGGTGCGGGTTCCAGAGGACGTCGACGAGACGCCGCACGAGGGCGAGGATCCGCTCGACTACGTCCAGCGGATCGCCAGCGCGAAGGGACTCGCCGCGGCCGCGGCCGACACCGTGACGATCGCGGCTGACACGATCGTCGTGCTCGACGACGAGATTCTCGGCAAGCCACGCGATCGGGCCGACGCCGCCGACATGCTGCGACGGCTGTCCGGGCGGACCCACCAGGCCATCACCGCGGTGTGGGTGTCGGCCGACCGCGGGGACGACGACGTTCGCCGGGCTCTGGCGGTGGAGCGGACGGAGGTGCGCTTCGCCGACCTGACCGAGGACCGCATCGCCGCGTACCTCGCCACCGGTGAGGCCGACGACAAGGCCGGGAGCTACGGCCTCCAGGGCGCCGCCGCGGTCTTCGCCGACGACGTCCGGGGCAGTGTGACCAACGTGATCGGGCTTCCCCTGCCGCTGCTCGACCGACTGTGCCGGGAGGTGGGTGTCGACCTCCTAGCCTGGAGGACGTGA